Proteins co-encoded in one Populus trichocarpa isolate Nisqually-1 chromosome 10, P.trichocarpa_v4.1, whole genome shotgun sequence genomic window:
- the LOC7475963 gene encoding zinc finger CCCH domain-containing protein 34 isoform X2, translated as MDRYGRGQEGSQSDPAQEWTGSGQETGLEEGVWQLEIGETESEYPERPNEQDCMYYLRTGFCGYGARCRYNHPRDRTAVLGAARAGGGEFPERVGQPLCQYYMRTGTCKFGASCKYNHPKQGGSSVRPVSLNYYGYPLRPGERECTYYIKTGQCKFGATCKFHHPQPANMQIPAQSLAPQVASVPAHTLYPTMQSPSVPSSQQYGVMVARPPLLPGSYVQGPYGPVLLSPSLVPYPSWSPYPAPVSPVASPNAQPAVGSGSVYGISPLSPSAPAYTGAYQSIPTAKGPSSSSQKEHVFPERPGQPECQYYMKTGDCKFESSCRYHHPPELVTSKTNVVLSPMGLPLRPASICSYAYLQVESQPSTVSCI; from the exons ATGGACCGGTACGGTCGGGGGCAAGAAGGCTCACAATCCGATCCGGCACAAGAATGGACGGGTTCAGGACAGGAAACCGGACTTGAAG AGGGTGTTTGGCAATTGGAAATAGGGGAAACAGAATCGGAATACCCGGAAAGACCTAATGAGCAAGATTGCATGTATTACTTGAGGACCGGGTTTTGCGGGTACGGAGCTAGGTGTCGGTATAATCATCCACGTGACCGGACTGCG GTATTGGGAGCTGCGAGGGCTGGTGGAGGGGAGTTTCCTGAACGAGTGGGCCAGCCTCTTTGCCAG TATTATATGCGGACAGGGACATGTAAATTTGGTGCTTCCTGCAAGTACAACCATCCTAAACAGGGAGGCAGTTCTGTTAGACCCGTGTCACTAAATTATTACGGATACCCATTACGCCCG GGTGAAAGGGAATGTACATACTACATTAAAACAGGGCAGTGTAAGTTTGGGGCAACATGCAAATTCCACCATCCACAGCCAGCTAACATGCAAATTCCAGCACAATCACTGGCTCCACAAGTTGCATCGGTGCCTGCCCATACTTTATATCCTACAATGCAATCTCCGTCTGTTCCTTCATCTCAACAGTATGGTGTAATGGTTGCAAGGCCTCCTCTGCTACCAGGCTCCTATGTACAAGGTCCTTATGGTCCCGTGTTGCTTTCCCCAAGCTTAGTTCCCTATCCAAGTTGGAGTCCATACCCG GCACCTGTAAGTCCAGTAGCCTCTCCTAATGCTCAGCCTGCTGTTGGCTCAGGATCAGTCTATGGAATATCACCACTATCTCCTTCTGCACCTGCTTATACAGGAGCATATCAATCCATACCTACTGCAAAAGGTCCTTCTAGCAGTTCCCAGAAGGAACACGTGTTTCCAGAGAGACCTGGCCAGCCAGAATGTCAGTATTACATGAAAACTGGCGATTGTAAATTCGAATCCTCGTGTAGATATCATCATCCCCCAGAATTGGTCACATCAAAAACAAATGTTGTTCTTAGCCCCATGGGCCTTCCTCTACGCCCA GCTTCCATATGTTCATATGCTTATTTACAAGTTGAATCCCAACCTAGTACAGTATCATGCATCTGA
- the LOC18102298 gene encoding transcription termination factor MTERF6, chloroplastic/mitochondrial: MLGGAVRASTNHRQHYFLENPSLLSSPRHISSSKSNGNANQHSFTVSYLVNKCGFSLKSALEASKRVHYETPHKPDSLLSFFKDHGFSENQTLKLTRKCPELLLYNPDKTLLPKLEFLYSKGVSTADVAKIISFYPWILRCSLENQLVPTFDFLKNWFPNDTIVQVFKSTPLVLQLNPVTVKYISQILRDNGVPDKNIVMLVRSHPKTLLLSPKKFNMVLCKVRKMGLDPCKSQFVVAILALTSMSRSTWEKKLDVYRRWGLSHEEILAAFAKSPWFMTLSEEKVVAVMDLFVNKLGWESSFIAKNPTLVSYSLEKRLTPRASVLQFLVSQGLIEKSFRSTTFFIASENKFLQQFINQRAESTQILKLYQEKLNLSR, translated from the coding sequence ATGTTAGGGGGTGCTGTAAGAGCTTCAACAAATCATAGACAACACTATTTTCTCGAAAACCCTTCATTATTATCATCTCCCAGACACATCTCATCAAGCAAAAGCAATGGAAATGCAAATCAACACTCATTTACTGTTTCTTACCTCGTTAACAAATGTGGGTTTTCACTAAAATCTGCATTAGAAGCTTCTAAACGTGTCCATTATGAAACTCCACATAAACCCGATTCTTTACTTAGCTTCTTCAAGGACCATGGCTTCTCAGAGAACCAAACTTTAAAACTTACCAGAAAATGCCCTGAACTGCTTTTGTACAATCCTGACAAAACCCTTTTACCCAAACTTGAGTTTTTGTATTCTAAAGGTGTTTCAACCGCTGATGTTGCTAAAATCATATCCTTCTACCCTTGGATTTTGAGATGCAGCTTAGAAAACCAGTTAGTCcctacttttgattttttgaaaaattggtTCCCGAATGATACCATTGTTCAAGTATTCAAAAGTACTCCTCTTGTTCTTCAACTTAATCCTGTAACTGTGAAATATATTTCCCAGATTTTGCGAGATAATGGAGTGCCTGACAAGAATATTGTTATGCTAGTTCGTAGCCACCCTAAAACATTGTTGTTGAGTCCAAAGAAATTTAACATGGTGCTGTGCAAAGTGAGGAAAATGGGATTAGATCCTTGCAAGAGTCAATTTGTCGTTGCGATCCTAGCATTGACGTCCATGAGCAGATCCACATGGGAAAAGAAACTTGATGTATATAGGAGATGGGGTTTGTCCCATGAAGAGATTCTTGCAGCATTTGCAAAGTCTCCGTGGTTTATGACCCTATCTGAAGAGAAGGTTGTGGCAGTGATGGATCTTTTTGTCAACAAATTGGGCTGGGAATCTTCTTTTATTGCCAAAAACCCAACACTTGTCTCGTATAGCTTGGAAAAGAGGCTCACTCCAAGGGCTTCGGTTTTGCAATTTCTAGTGTCTCAAGGTTTGATTGAGAAGAGTTTCAGAAGCACTACATTCTTCATTGCATCTGAAAATAAGTTCCTGCAGCAGTTCATAAATCAGCGTGCTGAATCGACCCAGATATTGAAACTGTACCAGGAGAAATTGAATCTTTCAAGATAA
- the LOC7475963 gene encoding zinc finger CCCH domain-containing protein 34 isoform X1, translating into MDRYGRGQEGSQSDPAQEWTGSGQETGLEEGVWQLEIGETESEYPERPNEQDCMYYLRTGFCGYGARCRYNHPRDRTAVLGAARAGGGEFPERVGQPLCQYYMRTGTCKFGASCKYNHPKQGGSSVRPVSLNYYGYPLRPGERECTYYIKTGQCKFGATCKFHHPQPANMQIPAQSLAPQVASVPAHTLYPTMQSPSVPSSQQYGVMVARPPLLPGSYVQGPYGPVLLSPSLVPYPSWSPYPAPVSPVASPNAQPAVGSGSVYGISPLSPSAPAYTGAYQSIPTAKGPSSSSQKEHVFPERPGQPECQYYMKTGDCKFESSCRYHHPPELVTSKTNVVLSPMGLPLRPGAPTCTHYTQHGQCKFGPACKFDHPMGTLSYSPSASSLADMPVAPYPVGSSIGTLAPSSSSSDMRSKPSKDSSSTRLSSSTSTPSGSVGSKYSKSGPASHSSVQKSGP; encoded by the exons ATGGACCGGTACGGTCGGGGGCAAGAAGGCTCACAATCCGATCCGGCACAAGAATGGACGGGTTCAGGACAGGAAACCGGACTTGAAG AGGGTGTTTGGCAATTGGAAATAGGGGAAACAGAATCGGAATACCCGGAAAGACCTAATGAGCAAGATTGCATGTATTACTTGAGGACCGGGTTTTGCGGGTACGGAGCTAGGTGTCGGTATAATCATCCACGTGACCGGACTGCG GTATTGGGAGCTGCGAGGGCTGGTGGAGGGGAGTTTCCTGAACGAGTGGGCCAGCCTCTTTGCCAG TATTATATGCGGACAGGGACATGTAAATTTGGTGCTTCCTGCAAGTACAACCATCCTAAACAGGGAGGCAGTTCTGTTAGACCCGTGTCACTAAATTATTACGGATACCCATTACGCCCG GGTGAAAGGGAATGTACATACTACATTAAAACAGGGCAGTGTAAGTTTGGGGCAACATGCAAATTCCACCATCCACAGCCAGCTAACATGCAAATTCCAGCACAATCACTGGCTCCACAAGTTGCATCGGTGCCTGCCCATACTTTATATCCTACAATGCAATCTCCGTCTGTTCCTTCATCTCAACAGTATGGTGTAATGGTTGCAAGGCCTCCTCTGCTACCAGGCTCCTATGTACAAGGTCCTTATGGTCCCGTGTTGCTTTCCCCAAGCTTAGTTCCCTATCCAAGTTGGAGTCCATACCCG GCACCTGTAAGTCCAGTAGCCTCTCCTAATGCTCAGCCTGCTGTTGGCTCAGGATCAGTCTATGGAATATCACCACTATCTCCTTCTGCACCTGCTTATACAGGAGCATATCAATCCATACCTACTGCAAAAGGTCCTTCTAGCAGTTCCCAGAAGGAACACGTGTTTCCAGAGAGACCTGGCCAGCCAGAATGTCAGTATTACATGAAAACTGGCGATTGTAAATTCGAATCCTCGTGTAGATATCATCATCCCCCAGAATTGGTCACATCAAAAACAAATGTTGTTCTTAGCCCCATGGGCCTTCCTCTACGCCCA GGTGCGCCAACTTGTACTCACTACACACAACATGGACAATGCAAGTTTGGGCCTGCATGCAAATTCGACCATCCAATGGGAACACTGAGTTACAGTCCATCTGCATCTTCTCTTGCTGACATGCCAGTTGCGCCCTATCCAGTGGGATCTTCAATTGGCACTCTGGCCCCATCATCCTCATCTTCAGATATGCGGTCCAAACCCAGCAAGGACTCCAGTTCAACCAGGTTGTCTTCGTCAACAAGCACACCTAGCGGATCAGTTGGTTCAAAATATTCAAAGAGTGGACCCGCTTCTCATTCGAGCGTTCAAAAGTCAGGTCCTTAA